The region TCATCATGTCCAGCGTCACGCCCAAGGTGCTCGACATCCCATACAGCACCATCCCCACCGAATCGCCGACGATGATCACGTCCGCGTGTTCGTCGACCAGCTTCGCCAACGGCGCGGAATAAGCGGTGAGGGAAACCAGGCTGCCCGCACCCTTGCGTGAACGAATTTCCGTGACGGTTTTGCGGGTAGCGGTCTTGTGCGTGCTCAATCGACTTCTCCGGTGTTGATGAAGGAGCGTCAAGTTATCATCCGCATCCTGTTCGGAGTTGCGCTGTGAGGACACGATATGCTGCTCGCGGGAAAAGCGAAAAACCAGTATCAGGTACCGCCGATGACGGCGCTGCCCAGACCGCTCTTCGTCCGTGCGTTCGCGATGCCAGGCAATGGTACGGTCGACGGGCACAGCCATGCGTGGGCGCAGTTCATGTACGCGACGGCCGGCGTGCTGGAAGTCAGTACGCCGCAAGGGCGTCATCTGTTGCCGCCGCATTACGCGATGCTGATTCCGCCGCACGTCCCGCACACGGTGAGCACGCGCGAATGCGTGGCGTTTCATAGCCTGTATCTCGACGATAGCCTGATCGGTGCGAACGCCACGCGGACCTGTACGCTGCTCTCCATGACGCCGCTGCTGCGCGAACTGGTGATCGCGACCGGCGAGTTGCCGGTGCATTACGATCCGCAGGGGCCCGACGGCGCGTTGGTGTGCGTTCTCGCCGACCGGATCCGCCGTTTGCGGCCCGCGCCGCTGGTCGTGCCCATGCCGGCGGACCCACGGCTGCTGAAACTCGCACGGGCTCTGCACGCCCATCCGGGCGACCCGCGCAGTCTGGACGAGTGGGGGCTTTACGTCGGTGCGACGCGTCGTACGTTATCGAGGCTGTTCCGCGCGGACACGGGTCTGTCTTTCACCGAGTGGCGGCAGGCGGTACGTTTGCTCGCGGCATTGCCGCTGCTGGAGGCGGGTGAGGCGGTGGCGTCGGTGGCGGCGTCGCTGGGATACGAATCCACCTCGTCGTTCATCACGCTGTTTCACCGCCGGTTCGGCGCGACACCGGGGACCTACGCGATGAAGACACCTGGCGGATCAGCACGCGAAGCATGCTGATCCGCGTTCAGGTGCGGACTGATTGCGGATGAAGCGAATTAGAACGACGTGCGGATGCCGACGCGAGCAATGGTCTGATTGCTATCCGACGAATCGCCGGTATTGCCGATCGCCGCTTTGATGCCGTTGCCCGACGCCTTCTGATAGACACCCTGCACGTACAGATCGGTCCGCTTCGACAGGCGATAGTCCGCCATCAGGCCGAACTGATCGTTGTGCGGGTCGTTGCGTCCGCCCGGATACGTGACCGCGACGCGCGTGTGATCGTACATGGCCGCCACGTACCACGCCGGCGTGATATTGACCTTGGCGTTGAATTCGAAGTTGTCGAACTTGACCGTGTTGTCGACGAATTGCAGGCGGTCGACGATATCGGTGTGGG is a window of Paraburkholderia sp. D15 DNA encoding:
- a CDS encoding helix-turn-helix transcriptional regulator, coding for MLLAGKAKNQYQVPPMTALPRPLFVRAFAMPGNGTVDGHSHAWAQFMYATAGVLEVSTPQGRHLLPPHYAMLIPPHVPHTVSTRECVAFHSLYLDDSLIGANATRTCTLLSMTPLLRELVIATGELPVHYDPQGPDGALVCVLADRIRRLRPAPLVVPMPADPRLLKLARALHAHPGDPRSLDEWGLYVGATRRTLSRLFRADTGLSFTEWRQAVRLLAALPLLEAGEAVASVAASLGYESTSSFITLFHRRFGATPGTYAMKTPGGSAREAC